The genomic region AGAGAACAATGGCCCAAACAGAACAACTTACTTCCTCTATCCGAGTTGGCAATCAATATCAAGATCAGAGCGTGAGAGCAATGAAACAACAAGTCCACCGTCCCTCACCAGCCAAAGAAAGGAGAAGACTAAGCAGCTTAATAGGGTCTCGAGTACGACTATAGTACCAAAGCTTGAGTAGGCCAAACAGCGGGGATCTCTTAGTTCCAATGGCTGGATCTCAGAATCGCGTAGATGGGTAGAAGTAATGGGCAAACGCACCTAAGTTAGAGATTTCAACTACTATGGTAGTGATGGGGTGCCTGTTTACCTAAGTAGGCCTAGTTCTTTCTATAATGAGCATTCGCGTCCGGGGACTTTGATCCAACTTCAGCCGATGGGGAAATGGCAAGGGATGCACCGGTATCTGGACACGTGATGGACCCAGTAGTAAATATTCCTTTGTGGAAGGCTTTGGTTATACCTGGGTGGCAAAGCGAAGTTTCTGGTGGGTAGGTGTCTAAAACAACCCTCTGCAAGGAAGCACGCCCGTATCAATCCTTTAATCGGAGACTAGACTAGCGTTAGGAAGGACAAAGGAGACAGACAGAATTTACATCAGAAAAAAGGACTTTTTGAAGTTTGAGTGAGGATAATTGTCTTAAATTTCGGAGAATCGGCTGAAAAAACGCGGAATTGTCTTCGCCTTTGTAAGCGAAAATGTCCAGTAAAGCCTATCTCGCTTTTAGCCTTCATGGTGAATGGCCCACCCTTTCTTTGAACCTTGTCAATGATCGAACGAACTTACAGATATGAACTGAGTGCCATTTGATGAGTAAGATCGAACAAGGGAGAGGGATATGGAAAGGATGAAGTAATGAAAGAGGAAGTCATTACTAGTAGTAACGACTTGTCATGATCCATTGGTTCATATAGAATCCATGTCCTAGGTCTATCAAAAAACATTCTTTTCGCTAAGCGTATATAATAAAATAGAGTGAAAGGGTCCACCCCGAAACCAAGGGGGTACTAACTAACAGCTGAGTCCTCTCCGAACCGCAGGAGATAATTGCCCATCATACGGATCACCAACTTCACTTGCCTCTAAGGGGGGCTCGCTCCGGGCAGGTTCGGATCACTTACTATACATGGCCCTACGAAGGGGTTAGGAGCATTTTCCAGATGATTCTTTCTTTGTCGAGACGAAAAAGGAACCCATCTTTTCGATTGAAAAATGTGAGTCTGTTTTGCCCACTTTATCCATCCCCCTCTATCAAAATGATCAAAAAGGCATTTCAAATGCTTCTTATTCCCGTGTTTGATCTTATCCATCTCTGCCCCGCTTCCATGTGGGCAGAGACCCCTGTAGAGAATGAAGAGGAGCCAAGGATCTTACTCTCAAGAGTGCTTCGATAGGCTCCACTCTCTCCCCTGAATAAGTCAGGCTCCGTTAGCCTGGGCTGAGATGGGGATAACGAGTCGACGATTGAAGCCCCCAACGTTCTTCCAGACACTGTACAGGGGTAAGCTCTGTAAATGTGTAGAGCCAAGTGTAGTGTGGTGTAGTAGTAGGCACTTCTAGGCCCCTTCCGGGCTACTGGATCACTCCAGTGCTTCAGGTACTACGGACCCTCTGCCATCCATTGCAGCAGAGCCGTTTCATGAGCGGGGGGGCTAAGCGCGGTTCTTTGAATCAAAGGTTTCATGAAATCGAAATCGATTCTTTTTTAGATATCTGGATAGATGGATGGATCTATCTTTCTATTCAGATATCTTTTGCAATCAGCCCCAAATCCTTGATTTGGCCAGGAAACAAAGCACTGCTTTGGGCCCAGGAAGCGAAGGGAATGAGCTCGGCTGCTTCTCCCCGCACTTCTTTATTTCTCCGTGCCCCTTCTGCATGCGCTTCGCGCGCCATTGGCGCTTTGCTCTCCTCTTATTTCTTCATTGGAGGGTTCGGATGGACTTCGCCGTTCTTTCCCAACGCAAATGGAAAGGGTTGTATCACATCGAGATGTCGATTCGTTTTCCGCCCCAAATGAGATGGGGAATTAGTCACCTCTGTCCCTTCATCTTTTTGAAAGGAATCGAGGCCCGACCCGGCTCGCGTCGTTCCAACAACCGACAGGGAGCACCTCAGTATACGATCGCGCGTAGTAACTGGGAGTCCTATTACACCTAAGGCCAACTTCCATTCACCAAACCCAGGTTCATCTCGTGTAGTGATTATGGACTCGTACAAGGATATGGAGTCGACGGTTGATGTATCAGACTCGACCCTGTCTTTCGTAGCATGCTTTCCCATCTGTGTTGCAACTGATTCGGTAAGCTACGTGTCCGGTGCATGGAAAACTGCCTTCGGTCTCCCAACCTTACTCATGGCAACCTTCCGGCCGCCCAACGACCTATAACGCTAGTCACTACTCCCACTGGGGCTAGGAAGTAAGCCCCACAACCCAAAGCGGCGAAGAACAAATAGAATTTGCTACAAAAGCCGGCTAACGGGAGTATTCCTGTGTATGAGAACATTGTAATGGAGAAGGTCATAGCGAAAATAGGATTCGTTTTGGCTAGAGCGCCCAAATCCGCTATATATTTGACACGGGTTTGCCGTAATGCTAGAACTATGGCGAATGCATCTATCGTCATTGATGCATAAATAAATATACCAATTAGTAGTGATTGAATTCCTTCTATGGTTCCACATGAGAAACCAGTACGAATATAATCTACATGTCCAATCGAACTATGAGCTAGAGGTCTTTTGACTTTCGTTTGGGCCATGGCGGCCAGTGCTCCTAAGATCATAGAAGCAATGCTGTAGAAAAAGAAGATTTGTTGTAATGTACCCCCATAggaagcaacaatagaaacacGTGACATATTTGCAGAAATAGAGATTTTAGGCGCAATAGAAAGGAATGCAGTCACCAGGGTGGGTGAACCCTCATAGATATCAGGTGCCCACATATATAGAGTCAAAAGAGAGATTGAGTCCGAGGGAGAGGGGGGTTTTCTTGGGGCTCGAGAGATTGAATAGATAGGGCCCCACAAGTTGTTAATTCGCCGCTGGGGAATTCACACAAAAGGGAAGGACTTATTCTCAACGAAAAAGTGCTCTCTGAACCGAACGTGAAAGTTGTTTTCCATCAGACGGCTGTTCACGTAACTCCACTCTCGACTTGGATTATATATCCATTTGGTCCGCTCTCGGCCATTCCACACGCTGCCTAGCAGAGACGTGGTTATCTGAAGTGGATTCTCTCTTTTGTAGTAGATGCCGAACCTGCTGCTTAGTGGGCGGGTGCAGCAGCTACATGGACCCCTTTCTTTATGTTGTTGCCAGCGCTTTCCCGGGCCGAGCCGGAATTCTTTATTAGAACGTCGGCAGGCAAAGCCCGAAGGAAGGCTGCTATCCCCTCGGCCTTCTTCCTTTTCGATGAAAAACAAATCGACATCTCAATCTCCGAAAGCGTTTTCCTTACCCAGCTAATATCCCCCCTTCGTCGAGCCTTTCCATTAGTGGTAAGGGATATGCACCTTATCTGAACGTCGGCAGGCATTCCGAAATTCTCCTTTTTTGGCCCCGGGTGAACATAGGCTCAAACATGATTGGAGGGGTCCTAGCTACGCCATGCGTTCAGTAAAAAAAGCAAGCCTCTGGGAAGCTGCAGGGATTACAAAAAGAGGGTGCTTTCCTGTGTTGCACTGAAAAAAGGACAAAGGAGAAGACGCTCTTTGACTTTCTTTCTTCCTCTCGCGCCCGCCTAAGCCCGGCCCGCGTTAGAGGGGAAGATTAGCAAAGCGGAAAAAGACAGAGGGAGGGGGAGCTGCATCTTATTCTCTTCGCGAGAACTTTAGGATCGGAGAAGAATTCGGAAGGGGCGAGGCCTTCATTTCGTTAGCAGAAGCAGAAACAATCCAATCCATTCGGGGCTTCGGGGAACCCAAAAACGAACTCTGTTTACTTTTTTCATAGATAGATGATATATATAGGAATAATATATACATCCCTTTACTTTAGATGTCTATGTATCTATTT from Triticum aestivum cultivar Chinese Spring chromosome 4A, IWGSC CS RefSeq v2.1, whole genome shotgun sequence harbors:
- the LOC123085989 gene encoding NADH-ubiquinone oxidoreductase chain 2-like, coding for MGILFIAVGFLFKITAVPFHMWAPDIYEGSPTLVTAFLSIAPKISISANMSRVSIVASYGGTLQQIFFFYSIASMILGALAAMAQTKVKRPLAHSSIGHVDYIRTGFSCGTIEGIQSLLIGIFIYASMTIDAFAIVLALRQTRVKYIADLGALAKTNPIFAMTFSITMFSYTGILPLAGFCSKFYLFFAALGCGAYFLAPVGVVTSVIGRWAAGRLP